Proteins encoded by one window of Acetivibrio thermocellus ATCC 27405:
- a CDS encoding very short patch repair endonuclease: protein MDIFTPEKRREVMQAIRGKDTTIEMMLRKKLWEKGYRYRKNYNKIVGKPDIVFPKYKIAIFCDSTFWHGYNWEEKKKRIGTNREYWIRKIEGNIERDKRINQELIAGGWIVLRFWETDIKKNLDDCIAKIEEAIQQRKSQINDG, encoded by the coding sequence ATGGATATTTTTACACCTGAAAAAAGAAGAGAAGTTATGCAAGCCATAAGGGGAAAAGATACAACCATAGAAATGATGCTTCGAAAAAAACTTTGGGAAAAAGGATATAGATATAGAAAAAACTACAATAAAATCGTTGGAAAGCCCGACATTGTATTTCCGAAATACAAAATTGCCATTTTTTGTGATTCCACCTTCTGGCATGGCTACAACTGGGAAGAGAAAAAGAAACGAATTGGCACAAACAGGGAATACTGGATAAGAAAAATAGAGGGCAACATTGAGAGGGATAAAAGAATTAATCAAGAATTAATTGCAGGCGGCTGGATAGTTCTAAGATTTTGGGAAACAGATATAAAAAAGAATCTTGATGATTGTATAGCAAAAATAGAAGAAGCCATTCAACAAAGAAAATCACAAATTAATGATGGGTAA
- a CDS encoding response regulator transcription factor, protein MLATNQFTNTISTPLDDFDAFLENPLGYKLTIHQSNTIGNVIKELHKDSEGYIASCHLNKDGKMGQKFYKIDDYECETENAFFSVNTFYTKCRNSNCVYELKGFFSDIDTYKIGLTHEQVIWLLEEDILGIKIPYPTWLISSGNGLYYILKFSNNIKAREDNKINFELKEKWKTCMRFIYDVLKDYGADANAMDASRVLRIDGTYNIKNNKQKEVTILKNYGNTIDDIDEFIDLWLPDEYIKKKPRTLLKAEYTVERVQTLKENGKKYGKSLKKLNLERMRDIMRLVEMRKGDCAGTRNYMLLLFAYHTLQTNQGNLEQALQDTHLLNNSFNEPERQSQVNAIVRTAYKAYQEWVSGEKVLVNGKWCRKGYNYTNENLIEILGITEEEQRKLKTIKSKKIVQEQRNKKRREKRRNEDGFTKREQQKQETIAKILELKEQGLNNTEIARKLGLARQTVSKYINQK, encoded by the coding sequence ATGTTAGCCACAAACCAATTTACCAACACTATAAGCACACCTTTAGACGATTTTGATGCTTTTCTTGAAAATCCATTAGGATATAAATTAACAATTCACCAAAGCAACACGATAGGGAATGTTATAAAAGAACTTCACAAAGACAGCGAGGGATATATTGCAAGTTGCCATTTAAATAAAGATGGAAAAATGGGACAAAAATTTTATAAGATAGATGATTACGAATGTGAAACAGAAAATGCTTTTTTCTCTGTAAACACTTTTTATACAAAATGCAGAAATAGTAATTGTGTATATGAACTAAAAGGATTTTTTAGCGATATAGATACTTATAAGATAGGGTTAACGCATGAACAAGTGATATGGTTGTTAGAGGAAGACATTCTTGGTATAAAAATCCCCTACCCAACTTGGCTGATTTCGTCAGGGAACGGTTTATATTATATCCTTAAGTTCAGTAACAATATTAAAGCCAGAGAAGATAATAAAATTAATTTCGAATTAAAAGAAAAATGGAAAACTTGCATGAGATTTATATATGATGTTCTGAAGGATTATGGGGCTGATGCAAATGCAATGGATGCAAGCAGAGTGCTTCGAATAGACGGAACATATAACATAAAGAATAACAAGCAAAAGGAAGTAACAATTTTAAAAAATTACGGAAACACAATAGACGATATTGATGAATTTATAGATTTATGGCTTCCAGATGAATATATTAAAAAAAAACCCAGGACACTTCTAAAGGCTGAATATACAGTTGAAAGGGTTCAAACACTAAAAGAAAACGGTAAAAAATATGGCAAATCACTTAAAAAACTTAATTTAGAACGAATGAGAGACATAATGCGTTTAGTAGAAATGAGAAAAGGCGATTGTGCAGGAACTAGAAATTATATGTTGCTTTTATTCGCTTATCACACCCTACAAACAAATCAAGGCAATTTAGAACAAGCACTTCAGGATACACATTTATTAAACAATTCGTTTAATGAACCAGAGCGACAATCTCAAGTAAATGCAATAGTTAGAACAGCATACAAAGCATATCAGGAATGGGTTTCAGGTGAAAAAGTTCTGGTAAATGGTAAATGGTGTAGAAAAGGTTACAACTATACAAATGAGAATCTAATTGAAATATTGGGTATCACAGAAGAAGAACAACGAAAACTAAAAACGATAAAATCCAAAAAGATAGTGCAAGAGCAAAGGAATAAAAAGAGAAGAGAAAAGAGAAGAAACGAGGATGGATTTACTAAAAGAGAACAACAAAAACAAGAAACAATAGCAAAAATATTAGAACTTAAGGAACAAGGTTTAAATAATACCGAAATAGCAAGAAAACTGGGTTTAGCACGACAGACAGTTTCTAAATATATTAATCAGAAATGA
- a CDS encoding DUF1444 family protein produces MKYEEFTNKIIKDLKSLFDEVRIDNEDRIYIAKGVTNVSVPIKPMYQEYLLYGYTKNLKNYLKIINNILDTYKFKLDLSNVFPLIKQKTNDNNISKNFVEKDLFCDLKIMYVSDLGEVFRFVLKEDLKNANINLNELEEKSMINLNKMANILSRLDNSLEIYSLRFTTDFAATLFLSKHIQKQIKQKVGDDIVFCMPSASALFCARYRESTFSIYKNILQNLMTIDTDINKISNHIYRRDCNGNYSIVV; encoded by the coding sequence ATGAAATATGAGGAATTTACAAATAAAATAATAAAAGATTTAAAATCACTGTTTGACGAAGTGCGTATTGATAACGAAGACAGAATATATATTGCAAAAGGTGTCACTAATGTATCTGTGCCGATAAAGCCGATGTATCAAGAGTATCTATTATACGGGTATACTAAAAATTTAAAAAACTATCTTAAAATAATAAACAATATTCTGGATACTTACAAGTTTAAACTTGATTTATCGAATGTCTTTCCATTAATAAAGCAAAAAACAAATGATAATAACATAAGCAAAAATTTTGTCGAAAAAGATTTATTTTGTGATTTAAAAATAATGTATGTAAGCGACTTAGGGGAAGTATTCCGCTTTGTTTTAAAAGAAGATTTAAAAAACGCAAATATTAATTTAAATGAATTGGAAGAAAAAAGCATGATTAATTTAAATAAGATGGCAAACATTCTCTCAAGGCTTGATAACTCTCTTGAAATATATAGTTTGAGATTTACAACTGACTTCGCGGCTACCCTATTTCTTAGCAAACATATACAAAAACAAATTAAACAAAAAGTTGGTGATGATATTGTTTTTTGTATGCCCTCCGCGTCCGCCCTGTTTTGTGCAAGATATAGAGAATCCACCTTTTCTATTTATAAAAACATATTACAAAATTTAATGACGATAGACACAGATATAAATAAAATCAGCAACCATATTTATAGGCGTGATTGCAACGGAAATTATTCAATAGTTGTTTAA
- a CDS encoding HaeIII family restriction endonuclease, with protein sequence MSIQTELGKAFEYACLQSIYNELADSQDVVIEQNSALEIARQKYENATPDMQNKMDLGADAAIRVILRLEPQLTTPLTNVPLYLSIQEDARGQQGDVRDILCIRRQNEWEIGLSCKHNHAAVKHSRLSRTIDFGELWFGIPCSESYFIEINPLFDELEELREQGELWRNISNKEERFYVPLLEAFIRELERLNQNNQGVIPERLLHYLLGRNDFYKIITIDNRRVTQVQAFNMYGTLNRNAGRERPLINVQQLPMPTRFYNIGFKPGSRNTVLVALDNGWTISLRIHNARTEVEPSLKFDVQLVGVPPLLYSHFEPWDT encoded by the coding sequence GTGAGTATTCAAACAGAGTTAGGCAAAGCGTTTGAATACGCTTGTTTACAATCTATTTATAATGAATTAGCGGATAGTCAAGATGTAGTAATAGAACAAAACAGTGCTTTAGAAATTGCAAGACAAAAATATGAAAATGCTACACCTGATATGCAAAACAAGATGGATTTGGGAGCAGACGCAGCAATACGTGTAATTTTGCGTCTGGAACCCCAACTTACAACTCCATTAACAAATGTTCCGCTTTATCTTTCAATACAAGAGGATGCAAGAGGGCAACAGGGAGATGTGAGGGATATTCTTTGTATCCGTAGACAAAATGAATGGGAAATTGGATTATCATGTAAACATAACCACGCAGCGGTAAAACATAGTAGGCTATCAAGAACGATTGATTTTGGTGAGTTATGGTTTGGAATACCATGTTCAGAAAGTTATTTTATTGAAATAAATCCGCTTTTTGATGAATTAGAAGAATTACGAGAACAAGGCGAACTTTGGAGAAATATATCGAATAAAGAAGAAAGATTTTATGTCCCACTTTTAGAGGCTTTTATCCGGGAATTAGAAAGATTAAATCAAAATAATCAAGGTGTTATTCCTGAGAGGCTACTTCATTATTTATTGGGGCGCAATGATTTTTATAAAATTATCACAATTGATAACAGGAGAGTTACTCAGGTACAGGCGTTTAATATGTATGGAACTTTAAATAGAAATGCTGGTAGAGAGCGCCCATTAATTAATGTCCAACAATTACCAATGCCAACAAGGTTTTATAATATAGGTTTTAAGCCTGGTTCACGGAATACAGTATTAGTGGCATTGGATAATGGCTGGACAATAAGCCTACGAATACATAATGCACGCACAGAAGTGGAACCAAGCCTTAAATTTGATGTACAGTTAGTTGGAGTCCCTCCCTTACTGTACTCACATTTTGAACCTTGGGATACATAA
- a CDS encoding DNA cytosine methyltransferase — MKIIDLNKIRNIRKYTVASLFAGAGGLDMGLELAGFKTVWANDIDKDACATYRLWSQADVVQGDIAKIDYSDVPDTDVITGGFPCQGFSLAGPRKINDERNKLYRYFVKLVELKQPYAFIAENVKGILTLGDGEIIEAIIEDFASKGYDVYPNLVNAADYGVPQDRWRVILYGFRKDLEVKDFKFPEPFPYKVTLREAIGDMPEPKQSDICHASYSSRYMSRNRKRGWDEVSYTIPAMAKQVPLHPSSPDMIKIAEDKWIFGEGKTRRFSWQEAAVIQTFPRDMEFVGNLTSKYRQIGNAVPVKLAEVIGKKLYEILEEKLNANVKELEQKVGE, encoded by the coding sequence ATGAAAATAATTGACTTAAATAAAATAAGAAACATCAGAAAATACACTGTTGCGTCACTATTTGCTGGTGCTGGCGGTCTAGACATGGGATTAGAATTAGCAGGTTTCAAAACCGTTTGGGCTAATGATATTGATAAAGATGCTTGTGCTACATACCGTCTATGGAGTCAGGCAGATGTTGTGCAAGGAGATATTGCAAAAATTGATTACTCTGATGTTCCAGATACAGACGTGATAACGGGTGGTTTTCCATGTCAAGGCTTTTCGTTGGCAGGACCACGAAAAATTAATGATGAAAGAAATAAATTGTATCGTTACTTTGTTAAATTAGTTGAATTAAAGCAACCTTATGCTTTTATTGCAGAAAATGTAAAAGGCATCCTTACTCTTGGCGATGGCGAAATTATTGAAGCCATAATAGAGGATTTTGCGAGCAAAGGATATGATGTATATCCTAATCTTGTTAATGCCGCTGACTATGGAGTTCCGCAAGACAGATGGCGTGTTATTCTATACGGATTTAGAAAAGATTTAGAAGTAAAAGATTTTAAATTTCCTGAGCCGTTCCCATATAAAGTTACCTTGAGAGAGGCTATCGGGGATATGCCTGAACCAAAACAGAGTGATATATGCCATGCTTCTTATTCAAGTAGGTATATGTCGAGAAACCGAAAAAGAGGTTGGGACGAAGTAAGTTATACAATTCCAGCAATGGCGAAGCAAGTTCCGTTGCACCCATCTTCTCCAGACATGATTAAGATTGCTGAAGATAAGTGGATATTTGGTGAAGGGAAAACAAGAAGATTTAGTTGGCAAGAAGCAGCAGTTATACAAACTTTCCCTCGTGATATGGAATTCGTAGGAAATCTAACTTCTAAGTATCGACAGATAGGAAATGCTGTCCCGGTAAAACTTGCAGAAGTAATAGGTAAGAAATTATATGAAATACTTGAAGAGAAGTTAAATGCAAATGTTAAAGAATTAGAACAAAAAGTTGGTGAATGA
- a CDS encoding zinc-ribbon domain-containing protein: protein MKRLTEQNKLINRFPEITEEFDAEKNTIDINSLSYGSGKKVWWKCPNCGQPWEAAIFNRTLNNQGCPYCASKNPKASAVNCVATRLPHLLPFWDYNRNGDVTPWNTCHQSHKKVWWICPDNSEHRYLASVQLRSKGFGKCPICKKEKRGQRKNKKRKGKE, encoded by the coding sequence ATGAAAAGGCTAACAGAACAAAATAAATTAATTAATAGATTTCCTGAAATTACAGAAGAATTTGATGCAGAGAAAAATACAATTGATATAAATAGTTTAAGTTATGGAAGCGGTAAGAAAGTCTGGTGGAAATGCCCTAATTGTGGACAGCCTTGGGAAGCGGCCATTTTTAATAGAACTTTAAATAATCAAGGTTGTCCTTATTGCGCTTCTAAAAACCCAAAGGCAAGTGCTGTAAATTGTGTTGCTACAAGGTTGCCACACTTATTGCCATTTTGGGATTATAATCGTAATGGAGATGTAACTCCTTGGAATACTTGTCATCAGTCGCATAAAAAAGTCTGGTGGATATGCCCAGATAATTCTGAACATAGGTATCTTGCAAGTGTGCAATTACGAAGCAAGGGTTTTGGGAAATGCCCAATCTGTAAAAAAGAGAAAAGAGGGCAAAGAAAAAATAAAAAGAGAAAGGGAAAAGAATAA
- a CDS encoding recombinase family protein — MDTRRYAQLDGFGELVTSLVLQILSWLAEEERKKIKERQREGIDAAMRRGIRFGRPPVPKPKNFHEVYTKWKNGEITATKAMQLLGLKRNTFYKFAREQEEENKQTI, encoded by the coding sequence TTGGATACAAGAAGATATGCCCAACTCGATGGTTTTGGAGAATTGGTTACTAGTTTAGTTTTGCAGATACTGAGTTGGCTTGCAGAAGAAGAAAGGAAAAAGATAAAAGAAAGACAACGTGAAGGAATTGACGCAGCCATGCGGAGGGGGATAAGGTTTGGACGTCCTCCCGTCCCAAAACCCAAAAATTTTCATGAGGTTTACACCAAATGGAAAAACGGTGAAATTACAGCGACAAAAGCCATGCAGTTATTAGGATTAAAGCGAAATACTTTCTATAAATTTGCAAGAGAACAAGAAGAGGAAAACAAACAGACAATTTAA
- a CDS encoding IS982-like element ISCth1 family transposase: MMELDKNYYIKEIENLKDFVTVAYIIIDDIYQKVTPPHIANRCNINNSVMSDSEIITICIVGELLTIDSEKAWLGFCKKNMRDLFPKFCDRTRFNRTRRNLHAVIEEIRKELSNLTGYAQQPYRIVDSIPIPVCKFGRAKFHKTFRGFGATYGKCPSKKEIYLGYKLHMLATLDGFITDFAITPANVDDRAGVWDLIDSYRRITLIGDKGYIGTEFAVELKEEKEIEILPVKRSNSKLQFPKAIRQLIFKLRRRIETSASQLTQQLNIEKVLAKSYWGFLARVKTKLLAYNLCYYINKLIGRDINFSRIKELVFG; the protein is encoded by the coding sequence ATGATGGAGCTTGATAAAAATTATTATATCAAAGAAATTGAAAACTTAAAAGACTTTGTAACTGTCGCCTACATCATAATTGACGACATTTACCAGAAGGTAACTCCACCACACATTGCAAATCGCTGTAACATCAATAATTCGGTTATGAGCGATAGTGAAATAATTACCATATGTATTGTTGGAGAGTTACTCACTATCGACTCTGAGAAAGCTTGGTTGGGTTTCTGTAAGAAGAATATGAGAGACCTGTTTCCCAAATTCTGTGACAGGACCAGGTTCAATAGAACCCGCAGAAACCTGCACGCAGTAATTGAGGAAATCAGAAAAGAACTCTCAAACCTTACAGGGTATGCCCAGCAACCTTACCGGATAGTAGATAGTATTCCTATACCGGTGTGCAAATTTGGAAGAGCCAAGTTCCATAAAACATTCCGTGGTTTCGGAGCAACTTATGGAAAATGTCCTTCCAAAAAAGAAATATATCTGGGCTATAAGCTGCATATGCTTGCAACCCTGGATGGTTTTATAACTGATTTTGCAATTACACCTGCCAATGTTGATGATCGTGCTGGTGTATGGGACCTGATTGATTCTTACCGGCGGATAACCTTAATTGGAGATAAGGGATATATTGGAACAGAATTTGCTGTTGAACTAAAAGAGGAAAAGGAAATAGAGATCCTACCTGTTAAAAGGAGCAACAGCAAGTTACAGTTTCCGAAAGCTATAAGGCAATTAATCTTCAAATTAAGGCGCCGGATAGAGACTTCGGCTTCTCAGCTTACCCAGCAACTCAATATAGAGAAGGTGCTTGCAAAGTCGTACTGGGGATTTTTAGCCAGGGTAAAAACCAAGCTTTTAGCCTACAACTTATGTTATTACATCAATAAGCTTATAGGCCGTGATATTAATTTTTCGAGGATCAAAGAGTTAGTATTTGGTTAA
- a CDS encoding recombinase family protein, whose product MQRNYAYLRVSTKEQNLNRQLDAIKQLNEYIDERDIYVDKISGRDFNRPGWQALKRSIRSGDTLFIHSLDRLGRNKTQILQEWQWLVDNKINLLC is encoded by the coding sequence ATGCAAAGGAATTATGCTTATTTGCGTGTAAGCACAAAAGAACAAAACTTGAACAGGCAACTCGATGCAATTAAACAATTGAACGAGTATATTGACGAGAGAGATATTTACGTAGATAAAATATCTGGGAGGGATTTTAACCGTCCTGGGTGGCAAGCGTTAAAAAGAAGTATTCGTTCTGGAGATACGCTTTTTATCCATTCCTTGGATAGATTGGGGCGTAATAAAACACAAATATTACAGGAGTGGCAATGGCTGGTTGATAATAAAATTAACTTGTTGTGCTAG
- a CDS encoding recombinase family protein: MGKIAIYTRVSSEKQAAEDRYSLEVQKERCEALLKSQGYSEKDFIYFCDKGISGITIEQRDELKELLKLLQEPGSQIEGICCYDLSRISRSISHTLEIFKILKENNLRLFTCDGAFMGDINGQNAKIMVSIYSMLNELFIDQLRERVKAGLEKSVEAGNYYGGPAPLGYKYEFYSVSQQENKNFNSDKKTRKKDIKKRLVVDENEKPIIELIFHLFTVEKYSIKNVAQYLNLNGYRTRQNKQFATATVQKILENPVYCGRLFWAKRKQKKKTEQGVRIWEKISIYDIDFFDLPKGNHEAIISEEFFLETLERLRGRRKIRKNLNMAEAMSSITKQEYFDAHKKMFINILKCPHCGGNMTSSLQPGHKRTDGSIAEAKVYYKCSTFNAGKNLCNGYYSVQEERAFNLIKEDFFTRLKEAFILVKEYQNYLREKHGINEEMLFDKEINRIKGEIKNLEKNEMRLLTKLDNLINMQIEEEKGSLKYNRIEKMIKDTEKDIKEVKKLKEEQQNKIIQAIKRREALLSEAKEQEEFENIEEYFNSLPLLQKRQLLEKVYSKIVIGTVSNARYGPKRLTLKEVEYNQYSNIYGLCKVLGVQDFKSFNEYLKSKGRKELNLLLQHYGDIEEYVKDIEKQNVSSKFKEYISELQKEVENDEDREFMDDFINRNMNLDLQEFEEKFAEEYRKYREQKEKELCGVLN; this comes from the coding sequence ATGGGTAAGATTGCAATTTACACGAGAGTTTCAAGCGAAAAGCAAGCAGCAGAAGACAGGTATTCACTTGAAGTGCAAAAAGAACGGTGCGAGGCTTTATTAAAATCACAAGGTTATAGTGAAAAAGATTTCATATATTTTTGTGACAAAGGAATAAGTGGCATAACTATAGAACAAAGGGATGAATTAAAGGAATTATTAAAACTACTACAAGAACCCGGTTCGCAAATTGAAGGGATTTGTTGTTATGATTTAAGCCGTATAAGCCGTTCTATAAGCCATACTTTAGAAATTTTTAAAATTCTCAAGGAGAATAATTTACGTTTGTTTACTTGCGATGGAGCCTTCATGGGTGATATTAATGGGCAAAATGCCAAAATTATGGTAAGTATTTATTCAATGTTAAATGAACTTTTTATTGACCAATTACGGGAAAGGGTAAAAGCAGGATTAGAAAAATCCGTAGAGGCTGGAAATTACTACGGAGGCCCCGCACCGCTTGGCTACAAATATGAATTTTATTCTGTAAGTCAACAGGAGAATAAAAACTTTAACTCAGATAAAAAGACAAGAAAAAAAGATATTAAGAAACGGCTTGTCGTAGATGAAAACGAAAAACCAATCATAGAACTTATATTCCACCTTTTTACGGTAGAGAAATATAGTATAAAAAATGTTGCACAATACTTAAACTTAAATGGTTATAGGACAAGACAAAATAAACAATTTGCAACCGCTACCGTTCAAAAAATACTAGAAAATCCAGTATATTGCGGAAGACTATTTTGGGCAAAAAGAAAACAGAAGAAAAAAACAGAGCAAGGTGTTAGAATTTGGGAAAAAATAAGTATTTACGATATTGACTTTTTTGACTTGCCAAAGGGAAATCATGAAGCAATTATCAGTGAAGAATTTTTTCTCGAAACTCTTGAAAGGCTCCGGGGTAGGAGAAAAATAAGAAAAAACTTGAATATGGCAGAAGCAATGTCCTCTATAACTAAACAAGAATATTTTGATGCACACAAAAAAATGTTTATTAACATATTGAAATGCCCTCACTGCGGGGGGAATATGACAAGTAGCCTTCAACCAGGGCACAAGAGAACCGATGGTAGTATAGCAGAGGCAAAGGTGTATTATAAATGTTCTACGTTTAATGCTGGAAAAAACTTATGTAATGGGTATTATAGCGTGCAGGAAGAACGAGCCTTTAATCTTATAAAAGAAGACTTTTTTACAAGGTTAAAAGAGGCTTTTATACTTGTGAAAGAATATCAAAATTATTTGAGAGAAAAGCACGGGATTAATGAAGAAATGCTTTTTGATAAAGAAATAAATAGAATAAAAGGTGAAATTAAGAATCTTGAGAAAAACGAAATGAGGCTTCTAACAAAATTAGATAACTTAATTAATATGCAAATAGAAGAAGAAAAGGGTTCCTTAAAGTATAACCGTATAGAAAAAATGATAAAAGATACAGAAAAAGATATAAAAGAAGTTAAAAAACTTAAAGAAGAACAACAAAATAAAATAATTCAGGCAATAAAGCGAAGGGAAGCGTTACTTAGTGAAGCAAAAGAGCAAGAGGAATTTGAGAATATAGAAGAATATTTTAATTCGCTTCCACTTCTTCAAAAAAGGCAACTTTTAGAGAAAGTATATTCAAAAATAGTTATTGGCACTGTTTCAAATGCACGGTATGGTCCCAAGAGGCTAACATTAAAAGAGGTAGAGTATAACCAGTATTCTAATATATACGGATTATGCAAAGTATTAGGAGTTCAAGACTTTAAGTCATTTAATGAATACCTGAAATCTAAAGGGAGAAAAGAATTAAACCTGCTTTTACAGCATTATGGGGATATCGAAGAATATGTAAAGGATATAGAAAAACAAAATGTAAGCAGTAAGTTTAAAGAATATATTAGTGAATTACAAAAAGAAGTTGAAAATGATGAAGATAGAGAATTCATGGATGATTTCATAAATAGAAATATGAATTTAGACTTACAAGAATTTGAAGAAAAATTTGCGGAAGAATATCGGAAGTATAGGGAACAAAAAGAAAAGGAACTTTGTGGGGTTTTAAATTAA
- the rlmH gene encoding 23S rRNA (pseudouridine(1915)-N(3))-methyltransferase RlmH has protein sequence MRITIIAVGKIKEKYLKEGINEYSKRLSRYCKLEIIEVEDEHAPDNLSSLEEQQVKKREAERVVKRLKEGTLLVVLDVRGSKMSSEELARKLESFFISGKSHVTFVIGGSLGIDKELLNMADFSLSLSDMTFPHQLTRLILLEQLYRSFKIINGEPYHR, from the coding sequence ATGAGGATTACAATAATTGCGGTGGGAAAGATAAAGGAAAAATATTTGAAAGAGGGAATAAACGAGTATAGTAAGAGGCTCTCCAGATATTGCAAACTGGAAATAATTGAAGTTGAGGATGAACATGCACCCGACAATCTTAGCAGCCTTGAGGAACAGCAGGTTAAAAAGCGTGAGGCCGAGAGAGTTGTTAAGAGGCTGAAAGAGGGAACATTGCTTGTTGTCCTGGATGTTCGCGGAAGCAAAATGAGTTCTGAGGAATTGGCCCGCAAGCTAGAGTCATTTTTTATTTCCGGCAAATCGCATGTCACTTTTGTAATCGGAGGGTCCCTGGGGATAGACAAGGAGCTTCTAAATATGGCGGACTTTAGCCTGTCCCTTTCGGACATGACATTTCCGCATCAATTAACAAGGTTGATACTTCTTGAACAGTTGTACAGATCATTTAAGATTATCAATGGTGAACCGTATCATCGCTAA
- a CDS encoding MBL fold metallo-hydrolase has translation MIRFCSLYSGSSGNAIFLSTGKTKILIDAGLSGKKITEALVSIGEKPSELSAILVSHEHSDHIKGAGIISRKYDVPIYANENTWAAMENLIGPVSVKNKMYFNTGREFEIGDVIINPFPIPHDAVEPVGFNFFVENSKITTATDIGHMNRELLEYIEGSDFLLIESNHDIEMLKVGPYPWPLKKRILGDKGHLSNEMAGKVVAHLAERGTRCFMLGHLSKENNFPELAYETVRNILKERNIDIERDIKLSVALRDKVGQVVEI, from the coding sequence ATGATTAGATTTTGCAGCTTATACAGCGGAAGCAGTGGTAACGCAATTTTTCTGTCTACCGGTAAAACCAAAATTTTGATTGATGCCGGACTTAGCGGTAAGAAAATTACAGAAGCGCTTGTTTCAATCGGCGAAAAGCCTTCGGAATTAAGCGCCATTTTAGTGTCGCACGAACACAGCGACCATATTAAAGGAGCAGGCATAATTTCAAGAAAGTATGATGTTCCGATTTATGCCAATGAAAATACGTGGGCAGCCATGGAAAATCTCATAGGTCCCGTGAGTGTCAAAAATAAAATGTATTTTAATACGGGAAGAGAATTTGAAATAGGGGATGTGATTATAAACCCCTTCCCCATACCTCATGATGCCGTAGAACCGGTGGGTTTCAACTTTTTTGTCGAAAACAGCAAGATAACAACGGCCACAGACATTGGACATATGAACAGGGAGCTTCTGGAATATATCGAAGGAAGTGACTTTTTGCTGATAGAGTCTAATCACGACATAGAGATGTTAAAAGTAGGTCCTTACCCGTGGCCCCTGAAGAAGAGAATACTGGGGGATAAAGGGCATCTGTCCAATGAAATGGCAGGCAAGGTGGTGGCGCATCTTGCGGAGAGGGGAACCAGGTGTTTCATGCTGGGGCATTTGAGCAAGGAAAATAATTTTCCCGAGCTGGCTTATGAGACTGTTCGCAATATACTGAAAGAGAGGAATATAGATATAGAAAGGGATATAAAGCTTTCTGTGGCTTTAAGGGACAAAGTCGGCCAGGTGGTGGAAATTTGA